In Sphingobacterium sp. lm-10, one DNA window encodes the following:
- a CDS encoding tetratricopeptide repeat protein, with product MTGRKRMYYHGLRNIFTGVFSFLLIAAYAQEGVKNQEESRQTERNETGTSMMDSITVVRDYRPMLADAVKIRRTPDMKIDRKALEAEMRQTAAAMYFQKNRYKEAYHMPLPQKYPNAKGSNIDNNRIGILAYRAGEFERSKSILEKVEPLDAFYQSSLIALGHIAVQTGDKSRARNAFYKASRLNYDQELKVDALFNYGKVLCELDSVQNSIQPLREFIALKYPGHYTDAEKAETVEMRLADVLSGTSNFQAAVYFLESFQDRDREADRVYQKITYYRGWEFYNERAFENSISMFMRSEKFPFDEEMAALAIYWKAEAMYEVRKYGEAVENFSRFLRLPAARQTSVYNYANYALAYAAFRINRYNMASEHFERYLASEESLSDKNIQYDVMARLGDSYLSMRNYGKAKDYYNQLIREKAPNQDYALFQQGIIQGLQGDKEAKLKTLRAVVERFPNSNYADDVAFEIPYMYFTSGDYDAAIDGLQKMIKKYPRSSYVPRALMTIGLVQYTKNDNQAALATFEKVVKDYATTGEAAQALHSIENIYLDQGDATSYIRYATSTNVRDLSASELDNLAFQAGNTLFSRGQYAAAVEAINAYFDQFPKPRQDKHARYIRGVSLYHTGHPEEALHDLNMILNTWTSPYTKNTLVTVAALYLSLKQYNEAIVHLKKLELNTDYKDKYGYAVTNLMLCYYEIGDFEQMNKYVKLINNYNRATDDELAMAHLYTAKAKQKSGDKESAMKELNLAAQKSQSAASAEARYLVGLKQYEDKQYDKAEKSAFDVIENMDSQEYWVAKSFILLADTYARKGNTLQARSTLESVIENYTEDDDIVPSAKERLQKLKK from the coding sequence ATGACAGGAAGAAAAAGGATGTACTACCATGGCCTTAGAAATATATTTACCGGAGTCTTTTCATTCCTGTTAATTGCGGCATACGCACAGGAAGGAGTAAAAAATCAAGAGGAGAGTCGGCAAACTGAAAGGAATGAAACGGGAACATCCATGATGGATTCGATCACGGTGGTGCGTGATTATCGCCCAATGTTGGCCGATGCGGTAAAAATCCGTCGGACTCCGGATATGAAAATCGACCGGAAAGCGCTGGAGGCGGAAATGCGGCAAACGGCTGCAGCTATGTATTTTCAGAAGAACAGGTATAAAGAGGCTTATCACATGCCTTTACCGCAAAAGTATCCGAACGCGAAGGGTAGCAATATCGATAATAACCGTATCGGTATTCTGGCTTATCGCGCAGGGGAGTTCGAACGATCGAAGTCCATTTTGGAGAAGGTGGAGCCATTAGATGCGTTTTACCAAAGCTCATTAATTGCTTTAGGTCATATTGCCGTACAAACTGGCGATAAGAGCCGGGCAAGGAACGCCTTTTACAAAGCATCCAGATTAAATTATGATCAGGAATTAAAAGTAGATGCCTTGTTCAATTATGGAAAAGTCTTATGTGAATTGGACTCTGTCCAAAATTCTATACAGCCGCTACGTGAGTTTATCGCACTAAAATATCCAGGTCATTACACCGATGCAGAAAAAGCAGAAACGGTAGAAATGCGACTGGCAGACGTCTTATCCGGTACAAGCAATTTTCAGGCAGCGGTATATTTTCTGGAATCATTCCAGGATAGAGACCGTGAAGCGGATAGGGTTTATCAAAAAATAACGTATTACCGGGGATGGGAATTCTATAACGAACGGGCATTTGAGAATAGCATATCCATGTTCATGAGGTCGGAAAAATTTCCTTTTGATGAGGAAATGGCTGCCCTGGCGATCTATTGGAAAGCGGAAGCCATGTATGAAGTGCGCAAGTACGGAGAGGCGGTAGAAAACTTTTCGCGATTTCTCCGACTGCCCGCCGCGCGACAAACATCCGTGTACAATTACGCCAATTATGCCTTGGCCTACGCCGCATTTCGAATCAACAGATATAATATGGCATCCGAACATTTTGAACGTTACTTGGCGTCTGAAGAAAGTTTGTCGGATAAAAATATACAGTACGATGTCATGGCTCGTTTAGGCGACTCGTATCTTTCGATGCGCAATTATGGTAAAGCCAAGGATTACTACAATCAGCTCATCAGGGAGAAAGCCCCCAATCAGGATTATGCCTTGTTTCAGCAAGGGATTATTCAAGGCTTACAGGGCGACAAGGAAGCTAAATTAAAGACGCTACGGGCGGTGGTGGAGCGGTTTCCAAATTCTAACTACGCAGACGATGTCGCCTTTGAGATCCCGTACATGTATTTCACGTCAGGAGATTATGATGCGGCTATAGACGGCTTGCAAAAGATGATAAAAAAATACCCTCGAAGTAGCTATGTTCCCAGAGCATTGATGACTATTGGACTAGTGCAGTATACTAAAAATGACAACCAAGCGGCCTTAGCCACCTTTGAAAAGGTGGTGAAGGATTACGCCACCACTGGGGAAGCAGCACAAGCACTACATTCTATTGAGAACATTTATCTGGATCAGGGCGACGCCACAAGTTACATTCGGTATGCCACAAGTACGAATGTTAGGGATCTTAGTGCCTCAGAGCTGGATAATTTAGCTTTTCAAGCGGGCAATACTTTATTCTCCAGAGGGCAATATGCAGCGGCGGTGGAGGCAATCAATGCCTATTTTGATCAATTTCCGAAACCTAGGCAAGATAAGCATGCTCGGTATATCCGGGGGGTGAGTTTATACCATACTGGACACCCAGAGGAGGCGTTGCATGACTTGAATATGATTCTAAATACCTGGACCAGTCCGTATACAAAGAACACGCTGGTTACGGTAGCGGCGTTATATTTAAGCCTAAAGCAATACAACGAGGCCATTGTACACCTCAAAAAACTGGAATTGAATACAGATTACAAAGATAAATACGGCTACGCGGTTACTAATTTAATGTTGTGTTATTACGAAATCGGTGATTTCGAGCAGATGAATAAGTATGTAAAATTGATCAATAATTATAATCGGGCAACGGACGACGAACTCGCGATGGCGCACTTGTATACCGCAAAGGCAAAGCAAAAAAGCGGAGATAAGGAGTCCGCCATGAAAGAACTAAACTTGGCGGCTCAGAAAAGCCAATCGGCAGCCAGCGCAGAGGCGAGGTATCTGGTTGGGCTAAAGCAATATGAAGATAAACAGTATGATAAGGCAGAGAAGTCGGCTTTTGATGTCATCGAGAATATGGATTCACAGGAATACTGGGTGGCGAAGAGCTTCATTCTGCTCGCAGATACGTATGCGCGCAAAGGCAATACGCTACAGGCGAGAAGTACATTAGAAAGTGTGATCGAGAACTATACAGAGGATGACGATATTGTACCTTCCGCTAAAGAGCGTCTGCAGAAATTGAAAAAGTAG
- a CDS encoding NAD-dependent succinate-semialdehyde dehydrogenase has translation MSKSTFKITNPYTEQIEKEYPYHTVEDSLQMLDKAHEAFHSVWKNKEVSDREKFLIKAADILQSRKAEIAKLAGIEMGKPLTSSESEIDYCIQILKYYGENSARFLKNQSVPEIEHGEAYLTHEPLGVLLSVQPWNFPFSQLIRFAAPNIAAGNTVLMKPTTSVYQCALAIQKVFDDAGLPDGVYNTFVIDTDEIEALVSNKRVRGVMLTGSEKAGASIAALAGKYIKKSVLELGGSDPFIVLENADLDKATKGIIQGRLENSGQVCTSSKRIIVVESVYEEIKEKVKEAIAKVKIGDPLDPETEFGPMSSEAQMDTVLKQIKQTKENGGTLISGGTRLDQTGFFIAPTLFSDVKKGQPAYDEEIFGPVISLIKVKDDEEAVKVANDSHFGLGSTIFCEDISHAKQIAKQIDAGMVFINRPTTSSPQLPFGGVKNSGYGRELSWLALTEFSNQKLVRVSNIDADY, from the coding sequence ATGAGCAAGTCAACATTCAAAATTACCAACCCCTACACCGAACAGATAGAAAAAGAGTATCCATATCATACTGTAGAAGACTCTTTACAAATGCTGGATAAGGCTCACGAGGCATTTCATAGCGTTTGGAAGAATAAAGAAGTATCTGATCGGGAGAAATTCTTGATAAAAGCGGCCGACATACTGCAGAGCCGCAAAGCGGAAATAGCTAAACTGGCCGGTATCGAAATGGGAAAACCCCTCACATCGAGTGAATCGGAAATAGATTATTGTATTCAGATACTGAAATATTATGGAGAGAATTCCGCTCGATTCTTGAAAAACCAGTCTGTGCCTGAAATTGAACACGGGGAAGCTTATTTGACCCATGAACCACTTGGTGTACTCCTGTCGGTACAGCCTTGGAATTTTCCATTCTCACAATTAATTCGCTTTGCCGCACCGAATATTGCTGCTGGAAATACTGTGCTTATGAAGCCAACTACATCTGTCTATCAATGTGCATTGGCAATACAGAAAGTTTTCGACGACGCCGGACTCCCAGATGGGGTTTATAATACATTTGTTATTGATACCGACGAAATCGAAGCCCTAGTTTCAAACAAGCGCGTTCGAGGAGTTATGTTAACGGGAAGTGAAAAAGCTGGCGCAAGTATCGCTGCCTTAGCAGGAAAATACATCAAAAAATCAGTCTTGGAGTTAGGAGGATCAGATCCCTTCATAGTATTGGAAAATGCTGACTTGGACAAAGCAACGAAAGGTATTATCCAAGGAAGACTTGAAAATTCAGGCCAAGTGTGTACATCATCGAAACGTATTATCGTCGTGGAATCGGTGTACGAAGAAATTAAAGAAAAGGTGAAAGAGGCTATTGCGAAGGTAAAAATTGGCGACCCCTTGGATCCAGAGACTGAATTTGGCCCGATGAGTTCTGAGGCGCAAATGGATACGGTATTAAAGCAAATCAAACAAACAAAGGAGAACGGAGGAACTTTAATAAGTGGCGGCACAAGACTTGATCAAACGGGATTTTTCATAGCGCCCACTTTGTTCAGCGATGTGAAGAAAGGACAGCCGGCTTATGATGAAGAAATATTTGGCCCAGTAATATCCCTTATCAAAGTGAAAGATGACGAGGAAGCTGTCAAAGTAGCGAACGACAGTCACTTTGGACTGGGATCTACGATTTTCTGTGAAGATATTTCTCATGCTAAGCAGATCGCAAAGCAAATAGATGCAGGAATGGTGTTTATTAATAGACCTACCACCTCATCACCGCAGCTTCCGTTCGGAGGTGTTAAAAACTCTGGATATGGTCGGGAATTATCTTGGCTAGCCCTCACAGAATTTTCTAATCAAAAGCTAGTCCGTGTTTCCAATATCGATGCAGATTATTAA
- a CDS encoding winged helix-turn-helix transcriptional regulator → MKYIGGKWKTVILIHLMEKKRYNELRKACPVITERTLSLQLKEMEEDGLVKRTVHASKPPLKVDYELTDFGKTLIPLLQSISQWGKETAKNDRRVKVIKETEH, encoded by the coding sequence ATGAAGTATATAGGTGGTAAATGGAAAACTGTTATCCTTATTCATTTAATGGAAAAAAAGCGTTATAATGAATTAAGAAAAGCATGCCCAGTTATCACGGAACGTACGTTGAGCTTGCAATTAAAGGAGATGGAAGAAGATGGTTTGGTTAAGCGAACCGTTCACGCGAGCAAACCACCGTTGAAAGTGGATTACGAATTGACAGATTTTGGAAAAACGCTCATTCCGCTTCTTCAATCTATTTCCCAATGGGGAAAAGAAACTGCTAAAAATGATAGGCGTGTGAAGGTGATAAAAGAGACCGAGCACTGA
- a CDS encoding nitroreductase family protein, whose product MSFLSLAKSRYTTKSYNEHKKISKETIHKLKEIIRLSPSSINSQPWKFTFVSEGSVKQELATASYWNAQKINEASHVVVFSAIDDIEKFEKQINEYLAEGSLNYYNQFVKAKGEAEIKSWLQHQVYLSLGFFLAACASMDIDSTPMEGIQHLEYDRILGLTGYKTLFAVAIGYRNMEDTNQPSFNPKLRLPTEQVILSVE is encoded by the coding sequence ATGAGTTTTTTAAGTTTAGCAAAGAGCAGGTACACCACGAAATCATATAATGAACACAAAAAGATTTCAAAAGAAACAATTCATAAATTAAAAGAAATCATCCGGTTAAGCCCGTCGTCTATTAACAGCCAGCCCTGGAAATTTACCTTTGTTTCTGAAGGAAGTGTAAAACAAGAATTGGCAACCGCCTCCTATTGGAACGCGCAAAAAATCAACGAAGCAAGTCACGTCGTAGTTTTTAGCGCAATCGATGATATTGAAAAATTTGAGAAGCAGATTAACGAATATCTGGCCGAAGGATCGTTAAACTATTATAATCAGTTTGTAAAAGCCAAAGGAGAAGCAGAGATTAAATCTTGGCTGCAACATCAAGTTTACCTTTCTTTAGGATTTTTCCTCGCTGCTTGCGCCAGTATGGATATAGACAGTACACCCATGGAAGGTATTCAACATCTGGAATACGACAGAATTTTGGGATTAACCGGCTATAAGACGCTATTTGCGGTGGCTATTGGTTATCGAAATATGGAAGACACTAATCAACCATCCTTTAATCCAAAATTACGTCTGCCAACGGAACAGGTTATTCTATCGGTTGAATAA
- a CDS encoding helix-turn-helix domain-containing protein, with translation MAKGKLRFGELKKRIPNITERMLTLQLRKMEENKLIIRTVYAEVPPRVEYELTESAIQLIPILEQLEDWGIKHKQIISI, from the coding sequence TTGGCAAAAGGAAAACTTCGCTTCGGCGAATTAAAAAAGCGAATTCCTAATATTACAGAACGCATGCTCACGCTACAACTTCGGAAAATGGAAGAGAACAAGCTCATCATCCGTACCGTATATGCGGAAGTGCCGCCACGTGTGGAATACGAATTAACGGAAAGTGCCATTCAGCTTATTCCGATATTGGAACAGCTGGAAGATTGGGGGATAAAGCATAAGCAAATTATCTCTATCTAA
- a CDS encoding beta-lactamase family protein: MTTIRDLLRHSSGLSYPIISNDSRMRAIYEKAGIVTGIGNKGTPTQIIELLAKQPLLHEPNTAFTYGLN, encoded by the coding sequence GTGACAACTATTCGAGATTTATTACGCCACTCATCGGGCTTAAGCTATCCAATAATATCGAATGATAGTAGAATGCGGGCAATCTATGAAAAGGCAGGAATAGTTACGGGTATCGGTAATAAGGGCACACCGACGCAAATAATAGAGCTACTCGCTAAACAACCCCTATTGCACGAGCCCAATACCGCTTTCACCTATGGCCTGAATTAG
- a CDS encoding glycoside hydrolase family 3 N-terminal domain-containing protein, producing the protein MKNTCLITALTLASLCHDSWAQDIVYIKNQQGPVLGYSTSSGVKLLQVDGLSFKDLNRNGKLDIYEDWRLPAEERARDLASQMSVAQIAGLMLYSPHQAIPSTLGFVPSTYGGKSFAESGADPAELTDQQQKFLREDHLRHVLITKVQTPEIAARWTNTLQAYVESLPLGIPANNSSDPRHAASANAEFNEGAGGNISIWPDGLALGATFDPNIVKRFGEVASIEYRALGITTALSPQIDLATEPRWYRAAYAFSESPELTTDMGRAYIDGFQTSTETHGNAPGWGIKSVNAMVKHWPGGGAEEAGRDAHWAMGKFAIFPGKNFQAHLKPFTEGALKLAGGTEQASAIMPYYTISYGQDSVYGENVGNAFSKYIINDLLRDTYGYDGVVCTDWGVTADEGRTPSSFAGKPWGVEQLTITQRHYMAIQAGVDQFGGNQDSAPILEAYQLGIKDYGEKQMRERFEKSAVRLLKNIVRTGLFENPYVDPEKTKSLVGAAELVKEGYEAQIKSIVMLKNQNNTLPIRDKQTVYIPKSYQSGSFDWWGVYKESRLDYPVDLDVVREYYHVTNNPTEADFSIVFISSPASPEGGYSNLDVQRGGTGYVPISLQYRGYTATKAREQSIAAGDPLIAPEVTNRSYQHKFQTASNWTDLQTIENTRRAMGDKPVIVAVVTSKPMIFSEFEDLSNSILVNFNVSNRAVLDIISGKYEPSGLLPIQMPKNMDTVEQQLEDVPFDMEPYQDSAENLYDFGFGLNWKGVIKDSRYQKYRHDKK; encoded by the coding sequence ATGAAGAATACATGCCTAATTACCGCGCTGACACTCGCTTCACTATGCCACGACAGCTGGGCGCAAGACATCGTCTATATCAAAAATCAGCAAGGACCTGTGTTAGGATATAGCACATCATCTGGCGTTAAGCTATTACAGGTAGATGGATTATCGTTCAAAGATTTAAACCGGAATGGAAAGCTGGATATTTACGAAGACTGGCGGCTTCCAGCAGAGGAGCGTGCACGGGATTTAGCCTCGCAAATGAGCGTCGCCCAGATTGCTGGATTAATGTTGTACAGTCCTCATCAAGCCATCCCGTCAACACTTGGATTCGTCCCATCTACCTATGGCGGAAAGAGTTTTGCCGAGAGTGGTGCAGATCCAGCCGAACTAACCGACCAACAGCAAAAATTTTTGCGAGAAGATCATCTTCGACATGTGTTGATTACCAAAGTACAAACTCCGGAAATCGCCGCTAGATGGACCAATACTCTACAAGCCTATGTGGAATCTCTTCCGCTAGGTATTCCGGCGAATAATAGTTCCGATCCTCGACACGCCGCCAGCGCAAATGCGGAATTTAACGAAGGGGCTGGCGGTAATATATCCATATGGCCTGATGGCTTGGCGCTCGGCGCTACCTTCGATCCAAACATCGTTAAGCGATTTGGAGAGGTAGCCTCCATAGAATACCGCGCACTCGGCATTACAACAGCACTGTCACCACAGATAGATCTGGCGACGGAACCGCGATGGTATCGTGCAGCCTATGCGTTCAGTGAAAGTCCGGAGCTAACCACCGACATGGGACGAGCCTACATAGATGGTTTCCAAACCTCAACAGAAACGCATGGAAATGCGCCCGGCTGGGGCATAAAAAGTGTTAACGCCATGGTCAAACACTGGCCGGGAGGTGGCGCAGAAGAGGCTGGCCGCGATGCACACTGGGCTATGGGAAAGTTCGCCATATTTCCAGGGAAGAATTTTCAAGCACACCTTAAGCCTTTTACAGAAGGCGCATTAAAACTAGCGGGAGGAACAGAGCAAGCCTCGGCCATTATGCCTTACTATACGATAAGCTATGGTCAGGATTCTGTATATGGCGAAAACGTAGGCAATGCGTTTAGCAAATACATCATTAACGATCTTCTAAGAGACACATATGGCTATGATGGTGTCGTATGTACCGATTGGGGTGTTACTGCGGATGAAGGACGGACACCGAGTAGTTTTGCAGGAAAGCCCTGGGGTGTAGAACAACTTACTATAACGCAAAGACACTATATGGCGATCCAAGCTGGCGTTGACCAGTTTGGTGGTAATCAAGATAGTGCGCCTATTCTAGAGGCCTATCAACTTGGTATCAAAGATTATGGGGAGAAACAGATGCGGGAGCGATTCGAAAAATCAGCCGTACGTCTCTTAAAAAACATCGTTAGAACGGGGCTGTTCGAAAATCCATATGTTGATCCGGAAAAAACGAAGTCTCTTGTAGGGGCTGCAGAACTTGTAAAAGAAGGGTATGAAGCGCAAATCAAATCTATTGTCATGCTAAAAAACCAAAATAATACCTTGCCAATACGCGATAAGCAAACAGTATATATTCCTAAAAGCTACCAATCGGGATCTTTTGATTGGTGGGGCGTCTATAAAGAATCCCGTCTGGATTACCCAGTAGATCTAGATGTAGTGCGTGAATACTACCACGTAACCAATAATCCTACCGAGGCCGACTTTTCCATTGTTTTCATTTCCAGTCCTGCTAGTCCCGAAGGTGGTTATAGTAATCTGGATGTACAACGTGGCGGTACTGGCTATGTTCCCATATCGCTTCAATATAGAGGTTATACGGCCACGAAAGCTCGCGAACAAAGCATCGCAGCGGGCGATCCCCTTATTGCGCCCGAAGTGACCAATCGAAGCTATCAACATAAATTTCAAACGGCATCGAACTGGACGGATTTGCAAACAATTGAAAACACCCGACGAGCTATGGGAGACAAACCTGTTATCGTGGCTGTAGTTACTTCCAAACCGATGATATTCAGTGAATTTGAAGATTTATCCAATAGTATATTGGTTAATTTCAATGTAAGTAATCGTGCTGTGTTGGATATTATTTCCGGGAAATACGAGCCGTCAGGGCTATTGCCCATACAGATGCCAAAAAATATGGATACTGTTGAACAGCAATTGGAAGACGTGCCTTTCGATATGGAACCCTATCAAGACAGTGCAGAAAATCTATATGATTTTGGATTTGGACTTAACTGGAAAGGCGTTATAAAAGATAGTCGATACCAGAAGTATCGGCATGATAAGAAGTAA
- a CDS encoding enolase C-terminal domain-like protein has protein sequence MKRSNFLQALGIGALSTTLLGQNALSEPLFDSAIVQADEDLSHHTIQEIRFSSVRLQYPRLVGKNARLDLHGYGPRVDICRIDTKQGAMGWGSLRGSQRDAEKLRAQVVGKKVSELFTVAAGIKDPNHIAFDIAMHDLAGVILNKPVYALLGQPEPIITDCYSGMIYFDDLEPTHQPGGIDKILEECRYDYDLGYRQFKLKIGRGHRWMPFKQGLARDIEITKQVASAFPDCGILVDGNNGFSVDEFIQYLDGIAGVKLFWIEEPFHETIPQYEKLRNYLNSQGLTPLLADGEADADQQFLQKLIDKKLLDVHLTDIEELGFTNWRKLITELKKTNTHSSPHAWGSLLKSYYTAHLAGGLGNVITIEGVSSTSEDVDLSGYQLKDGKLIPPALPGFGMRLLKEV, from the coding sequence ATGAAACGCAGCAATTTTTTGCAAGCCCTAGGTATTGGGGCTTTATCGACCACATTACTTGGGCAAAATGCCTTGAGTGAACCACTATTTGACAGTGCAATTGTTCAGGCTGATGAGGATCTATCTCATCATACCATTCAGGAAATCCGATTTTCGAGTGTGCGGTTGCAATACCCAAGGCTTGTCGGTAAAAATGCCCGATTGGATTTACATGGCTATGGTCCGCGAGTCGATATTTGCAGGATAGATACCAAGCAAGGAGCCATGGGCTGGGGCTCATTACGCGGAAGTCAACGCGATGCAGAAAAACTTCGCGCTCAAGTGGTAGGAAAGAAGGTTTCAGAACTGTTTACGGTTGCAGCAGGTATTAAAGATCCTAATCATATTGCATTTGATATCGCTATGCATGATCTCGCGGGGGTGATTCTGAATAAACCAGTATATGCACTTTTAGGACAGCCTGAACCTATCATTACGGATTGTTACAGCGGGATGATTTACTTCGACGATTTAGAACCTACACATCAGCCTGGTGGCATTGACAAGATTTTGGAAGAATGTCGCTACGATTACGATCTAGGTTATCGACAGTTCAAATTGAAGATCGGTCGCGGCCACCGTTGGATGCCTTTCAAACAAGGGCTGGCACGCGATATAGAAATAACCAAGCAAGTGGCCAGCGCATTTCCGGATTGCGGTATACTAGTGGATGGAAATAATGGGTTTTCAGTTGATGAATTTATTCAATATTTGGATGGCATTGCGGGCGTCAAATTATTTTGGATTGAAGAGCCTTTTCATGAAACTATTCCTCAATATGAAAAACTGAGGAATTACCTAAATAGTCAAGGTCTTACGCCTTTACTCGCCGATGGAGAAGCTGATGCAGATCAACAATTTCTGCAGAAATTAATCGATAAAAAATTGCTCGATGTACATTTGACCGATATTGAAGAGCTAGGATTTACGAATTGGCGAAAGCTAATAACTGAATTAAAGAAGACAAATACACACTCTTCACCACATGCCTGGGGTTCGCTATTAAAATCGTATTATACGGCACATCTTGCAGGTGGCTTGGGCAATGTAATCACCATCGAAGGTGTATCCAGCACATCAGAAGATGTGGATCTTTCAGGTTATCAATTGAAGGATGGAAAACTCATTCCGCCGGCTTTGCCGGGCTTCGGTATGCGATTATTAAAAGAGGTATAG
- a CDS encoding 2'-5' RNA ligase family protein: protein MQATEGKIIYILTLRLDAVSQAYFDGLRDKHFPNERNYLKAHLTLFHQLSDASYTFEILRGLRLDSFKMTVTNLMYLGAGVAYQVESAVLQQLHRHLSDVFADDLIPQDKQCFRPHITVQNKVTPQASKQLLEELKAGFSPFDISATGLDLWIYQGGPWAHQERFDFGT, encoded by the coding sequence ATGCAGGCAACAGAAGGTAAAATAATTTATATATTAACACTGCGTTTGGACGCAGTTAGTCAGGCCTATTTTGATGGGCTACGTGATAAGCACTTTCCTAATGAGCGGAATTATCTAAAGGCACACTTAACGTTGTTTCATCAACTTTCGGACGCTTCCTATACCTTCGAAATTTTACGTGGACTTAGACTTGATTCCTTTAAAATGACGGTAACTAATTTGATGTACTTGGGCGCTGGCGTCGCCTATCAGGTGGAATCCGCTGTATTGCAACAGCTACACCGACACCTAAGTGATGTTTTCGCAGATGATCTGATTCCTCAAGATAAGCAATGCTTTAGACCACATATCACCGTACAGAATAAAGTAACACCCCAGGCTTCTAAACAACTGCTTGAGGAATTGAAAGCGGGCTTTTCACCATTTGATATTTCGGCCACCGGTTTGGATCTTTGGATTTACCAAGGTGGCCCCTGGGCCCACCAGGAAAGATTTGATTTTGGTACATAA
- a CDS encoding DUF2256 domain-containing protein — translation MKGVKKADLPQKNCASCGRPFTWRKKWEKVWHEVKYCSQRCRQQKVK, via the coding sequence ATGAAAGGGGTTAAGAAAGCCGATTTACCCCAAAAAAATTGCGCCTCTTGCGGAAGGCCATTTACCTGGCGTAAGAAATGGGAAAAAGTGTGGCATGAAGTTAAATATTGTTCACAAAGATGCAGGCAACAGAAGGTAAAATAA
- a CDS encoding DUF4385 domain-containing protein, whose product MKSRQPSYLNFNKERYPWKADIDYRTNPQQYRVGKGEQGVLICEPYKSEIGQYWRFKTEAIALESSNKIFDLFQKYLKADDFVGADMARKYLQMGYTRARRYANYKGGKKYDEKEGYALLERGTGDMEKAAAADVFYVRWKEAEGNKKYADMKKQWKHERG is encoded by the coding sequence ATGAAAAGTCGTCAGCCCAGCTACTTAAACTTCAACAAAGAGCGCTACCCCTGGAAGGCAGACATTGATTATCGTACAAACCCCCAGCAGTATCGTGTGGGAAAAGGGGAGCAGGGCGTGTTAATTTGTGAACCCTATAAATCGGAGATAGGACAATACTGGAGGTTTAAGACGGAAGCCATTGCTTTGGAAAGCAGTAATAAGATCTTTGATTTATTCCAGAAATATCTAAAAGCCGATGATTTTGTCGGAGCAGATATGGCGCGCAAGTATTTGCAGATGGGATATACGCGTGCACGGCGTTATGCAAATTACAAGGGTGGTAAGAAATACGATGAGAAAGAAGGGTATGCTTTATTAGAACGAGGTACGGGTGATATGGAGAAAGCGGCCGCTGCGGATGTATTCTATGTACGTTGGAAAGAAGCCGAAGGGAATAAAAAATACGCGGACATGAAAAAGCAATGGAAGCATGAAAGGGGTTAA
- a CDS encoding DUF3253 domain-containing protein, with translation MQLDREISEAILSATTARGSEKSICPSEIARVLYPDDWRKYMKDIVEVAIELQHQGKVIITQNGEAVDIAHIKGPIRIKSR, from the coding sequence ATGCAACTTGACCGGGAGATTTCTGAAGCGATTTTATCAGCGACAACCGCCCGCGGTTCGGAGAAAAGTATTTGTCCATCGGAAATTGCGCGCGTATTATACCCAGACGATTGGCGGAAGTATATGAAAGACATCGTGGAAGTGGCCATTGAATTGCAGCATCAAGGCAAGGTGATCATTACCCAAAATGGAGAAGCTGTAGACATAGCGCATATCAAGGGGCCGATCCGTATCAAGAGCAGATGA